From Nicotiana tabacum cultivar K326 chromosome 15, ASM71507v2, whole genome shotgun sequence, the proteins below share one genomic window:
- the LOC107798227 gene encoding uncharacterized protein LOC107798227, with the protein MLSLFASKFNTVKENFVSLFDKYFVSGLCKVVLFSGIVLYLASIFLFKDPNCSPSEFLETSSSRLTNPNPNSSISHFISSNDTNPTNLSHLVFGLLGSEKAWHYRKSYIESWWRPKITRGYLFLDEKPKWNLLPWSKNSPPYRISDDITKLVQETQHVAPIMARMVHGIMELFREEHEGVRWVVMGDDDSIFFVENMVDVLAQYDHTQYYYFGGQSEYILSNFWYSFSQGFGGAGFILSYPLAKALAEDMESCLRRYPFLRSADQITMACIVDLGVSFSPLKGLHQIDLHGDISGLLSSHPKVPLMSLHHFDAIAPIFPSMDRIQSTKQLMKAAKFDQSRMLQQTICYHKPSNWSFSISFGYSVHIYEKIMPRSYLQYPIETFEAWNNKPQNPPYYMFNTRPSAKDSCETPHVFFLKSIGETWNKNEIWATYSRSAVRRLPGCPIGGNHPANYVNRIQVYSPRTKRTRIDRCECCDVIHTTGSNKAKVKFRECFNKEKIA; encoded by the exons atgttatCTTTATTTGCTTCTAAGTTCAATACAGTGAAAGAGAATTTTGTATCTTTATTTGACAAGTATTTTGTGTCTGGTCTTTGCAAAGTTGTTCTATTCTCAGGTATAGTTCTTTACTTGGCTTCAATTTTCCTTTTCAAAGATCCTAATTGTTCACCTTCTGAGTTCTTAGAAACTTCAAGTTCAAGATTaacaaatccaaatccgaattcaTCTATTTCTCACTTCATTTCATCAAATGACACAAACCCCACAAATCTTAGCCACTTAGTTTTTGGACTTCTTGGTTCTGAAAAAGCATGGCATTATAGGAAATCTTATATTGAATCTTGGTGGAGGCCAAAAATTACAAGGGGTTATTTATTTCTTGATGAGAAACCTAAGTGGAATTTATTACCATGGTCTAAAAATTCACCACCTTATAGAATATCTGATGATATTACAAAATTAGTTCAAGAAACTCAACATGTTGCACCAATTATGGCTAGAATGGTCCATGGTATAATGGAATTGTTTAGAGAAGAACATGAAGGTGTAAGATGGGTAGTTATGGGCGACGACGACTCGATATTTTTTGTGGAAAATATGGTTGATGTTCTTGCGCAGTATGATCATACGcagtattattattttgggggtCAATCTGAGTATATTTTGTCAAATTTTTGGTATTCTTTTAGTCAAGGTTTTGGTGGTGCTGGATTTATTTTGAGTTATCCTTTGGCAAAAGCATTGGCTGAAGATATGGAGAGTTGTTTAAGAAGATATCCATTCTTGAGATCTGCTGATCAAATTACTATGGCTTGTATTGTAGATCTTGGAGTTAGTTTTTCTCCCCTTAAAGGTCTTCACCAG ATCGATTTGCACGGTGATATTTCAGGTTTATTATCATCGCATCCTAAAGTACCATTAATGTCCCTTCACCATTTTGATGCCATAGCACCAATTTTCCCATCAATGGATCGTATACAATCAACAAAACAACTTATGAAAGCGGCAAAATTCGATCAATCTCGTATGTTACAACAAACCATATGCTACCACAAGCCGAGTAATTGGTCATTTTCAATATCATTTGGATATTCAGTTCATATTTACGAGAAGATTATGCCTAGAAGTTACTTACAATACCCTATTGAAACATTTGAAGCTTGGAATAACAAACCACAGAATCCTCCGTATTACATGTTTAATACTAGGCCGTCTGCAAAAGATTCTTGTGAAACTCCCCATGTTTTTTTCCTAAAATCTATTGGAGAAACATggaataaaaatgaaatttgggCAACGTATTCCCGGTCGGCGGTACGGCGGTTGCCGGGTTGTCCGATCGGCGGCAACCATCCTGCAAACTATGTCAACAGGATTCAAGTCTACTCTCCTAGAACAAAACGTACACGA ATAGATCGATGCGAGTGTTGCGACGTTATTCACACAACCGGCTCAAACAAGGCAAAGGTCAAATTCAGGGAATGCTTTAATAAGGAGAAAATTGCTTAG